One Methylosinus sp. LW4 genomic region harbors:
- a CDS encoding ABC transporter permease: MSASHEFSLARVGAMTLRYSYLLRSSLPRMMEMMYWPTVQMLTWGFLQTYLLRAPGGLAGADKTTIAAGSLIGAVLLWDILLRGQQGFSFSFLEEMWSRNMANLFMSPLRPAEFVASMMAMSLIRLFVGMVPVTILAIWFFGFNLWALGFAFAAFFAILIFFAWSVGLFVAGLLLRYGLGAENLVWSLMFVIQPLGCVYYPVSVLPFWLQPICWALPPTYVFEGLRGVLVDHALRLDLMFYGLALDAALFFAAAFAFMRLLAAARRAGTLLQTGE; the protein is encoded by the coding sequence ATGAGCGCGTCTCACGAATTCTCGCTCGCGCGCGTCGGCGCGATGACTTTGCGCTACTCCTATCTGCTGCGCTCCTCGCTGCCGCGCATGATGGAGATGATGTATTGGCCCACGGTGCAAATGCTCACCTGGGGCTTTCTGCAGACCTATCTCCTGCGCGCGCCGGGCGGGCTCGCAGGAGCCGATAAAACGACGATCGCCGCCGGCTCGCTGATCGGCGCGGTGCTGCTGTGGGACATATTGCTGCGCGGCCAGCAGGGATTTTCCTTCTCCTTTCTCGAGGAGATGTGGTCGCGCAACATGGCCAATCTCTTCATGAGCCCGCTGCGGCCGGCGGAATTCGTCGCCTCCATGATGGCGATGAGCCTCATTCGCCTCTTCGTCGGCATGGTTCCGGTGACGATCCTCGCCATTTGGTTCTTCGGCTTCAATCTCTGGGCGCTCGGCTTCGCTTTCGCGGCCTTTTTCGCCATTCTCATCTTCTTCGCCTGGAGCGTCGGCCTCTTCGTCGCCGGCCTGCTGCTGCGCTACGGATTGGGCGCGGAAAATCTCGTCTGGTCCTTGATGTTCGTCATTCAGCCGCTCGGCTGCGTCTATTATCCGGTCTCCGTACTTCCCTTCTGGCTGCAGCCGATCTGCTGGGCCCTGCCGCCGACCTATGTGTTCGAGGGGCTGCGCGGCGTGCTCGTCGATCATGCGCTGCGGCTCGATCTCATGTTTTACGGCTTGGCGCTGGATGCGGCGCTGTTCTTCGCGGCGGCTTTCGCTTTCATGCGCCTGCTCGCCGCGGCGCGGCGGGCCGGGACCTTGCTGCAGACGGGCGAATGA
- the ung gene encoding uracil-DNA glycosylase: MNKPVQIDESWKLRLSAEFEQPYFDALRQFVREEYARAPVYPPAKQIFRAFDECPFDAVEVVILGQDPYHGRGQANGLCFAVGRDIPPPPSLQNIFKEIESDLGRPVSRDPDLSRWAQQGVLLLNATLTVRDSAAGSHQGKGWERFTDAAVQALSREREGIVFLLWGNYARQKGAGVDRSKHLVLESAHPSPLSARGFFGCRHFSKANAYLTAHGRAPIEW; this comes from the coding sequence ATGAACAAACCCGTGCAGATCGACGAGAGCTGGAAGCTGCGCCTTTCGGCGGAATTCGAGCAGCCCTATTTCGACGCTCTGCGCCAATTCGTGCGCGAGGAATACGCCCGCGCTCCGGTCTATCCCCCGGCCAAGCAGATTTTCCGCGCCTTCGACGAATGTCCCTTCGACGCCGTCGAAGTGGTGATCCTCGGCCAGGACCCCTATCACGGCCGCGGCCAGGCCAATGGCCTGTGCTTCGCCGTCGGCCGCGACATTCCGCCGCCGCCTTCGCTGCAGAACATCTTCAAGGAAATCGAGAGCGATCTCGGGCGGCCCGTCTCGCGCGATCCCGATCTCTCGCGCTGGGCGCAGCAGGGCGTGCTGCTGCTCAACGCCACGCTCACCGTGCGCGACAGCGCCGCCGGCTCGCATCAGGGCAAGGGCTGGGAGCGCTTCACCGACGCCGCCGTGCAGGCGCTCTCGCGCGAGCGCGAGGGAATCGTCTTTCTGCTCTGGGGCAATTACGCGCGGCAGAAGGGCGCGGGCGTCGATCGCTCCAAGCATTTGGTGCTCGAGAGCGCGCATCCTTCGCCCTTGTCGGCGCGCGGCTTTTTCGGCTGCAGGCATTTTTCCAAGGCCAACGCCTATCTCACAGCGCATGGGCGCGCGCCGATCGAATGGTGA
- the recF gene encoding DNA replication/repair protein RecF (All proteins in this family for which functions are known are DNA-binding proteins that assist the filamentation of RecA onto DNA for the initiation of recombination or recombinational repair.) has protein sequence MTPGPSPAILAPMARRLQLADYRSYTALDCAIEAPLVALTGENGAGKTNILEALSLFSAGRGLRGAELSDCARRQGSGGFAVSIELSADGAVTQLGHGLEPASGEQSAARRFRIDRAPVSSARAFADHLRPLWLTPAMDGLFAGPAGDRRRFLDRLALSLDAEHGARAAKLERALRNRNRLLAEETADARWLDAAEREIAALGVAVAAARGETVLRLRALIARERDDSSPFPWAEVSIEGELERMIGEEPALQVEDRYRARLAAARRRDAAAGRTLEGPQASDLCVRHGPKDEAARACSTGEQKALLAGLVLAHARLVAATTGRAPLLLLDEVAAHFDPLRREALYAELERIGGQVWMTGADPEVFASLGGRAQLLRVFPGRIERTM, from the coding sequence ATGACGCCCGGCCCCTCCCCCGCGATTCTCGCCCCCATGGCGCGGCGGCTGCAGCTCGCCGATTATCGCTCCTATACCGCGCTGGATTGCGCGATAGAGGCGCCGCTGGTGGCGCTCACCGGCGAGAATGGGGCCGGCAAGACCAATATTCTCGAGGCGCTGTCGCTGTTCTCGGCCGGGCGCGGGCTGCGCGGGGCGGAGCTGTCCGATTGCGCGCGGCGGCAGGGCTCCGGCGGTTTCGCGGTCTCGATCGAGCTTTCCGCCGACGGCGCCGTCACGCAGCTCGGCCATGGGCTGGAGCCGGCCAGCGGCGAGCAGAGCGCGGCGCGGCGCTTTCGCATCGACAGGGCGCCGGTCTCCTCCGCCCGCGCTTTCGCCGATCATCTGCGCCCTCTGTGGCTCACGCCGGCGATGGATGGGCTGTTCGCCGGGCCGGCGGGCGATCGTCGGCGCTTTCTGGATCGGCTGGCGCTCAGCCTCGACGCCGAGCATGGCGCGCGCGCGGCGAAGCTCGAGCGCGCGCTGCGCAATCGCAACCGTCTGCTCGCCGAGGAGACCGCCGACGCCCGCTGGCTGGACGCCGCCGAGCGTGAGATCGCCGCGCTCGGCGTCGCCGTGGCGGCGGCGCGGGGCGAGACCGTGCTGCGGCTGCGCGCACTCATCGCGCGAGAGCGCGACGACAGCTCGCCCTTTCCCTGGGCCGAGGTTTCGATAGAGGGGGAGCTGGAGCGCATGATCGGCGAGGAGCCGGCGCTGCAGGTGGAGGATCGCTATCGCGCGCGGCTCGCCGCCGCCCGCCGCCGCGACGCCGCCGCCGGCCGCACGCTGGAAGGCCCACAGGCGAGCGATCTCTGCGTGCGCCACGGCCCCAAGGACGAGGCGGCGCGCGCCTGCTCCACCGGCGAGCAGAAGGCGCTGCTGGCCGGTCTCGTTCTCGCCCACGCCCGTCTGGTGGCGGCGACCACGGGGCGCGCGCCGCTGCTGCTGCTGGACGAGGTGGCGGCGCATTTCGATCCGCTGCGGCGCGAGGCGCTCTACGCCGAGCTGGAACGCATCGGCGGACAAGTGTGGATGACGGGCGCCGACCCGGAAGTGTTCGCTTCGCTCGGCGGCCGCGCGCAGCTGCTGCGCGTCTTTCCGGGCCGCATCGAGCGCACGATGTGA
- a CDS encoding helix-turn-helix domain-containing protein — translation MITAAQLRAARALLGIDQKKLAELSGVSLPTIQRMEASDGNVRGVIETLTKVVEALNEAGVELLGENARSEGAGRGVRLRRPGPPKPTA, via the coding sequence ATGATCACCGCCGCTCAATTGCGCGCCGCACGGGCGCTGCTCGGCATAGATCAGAAGAAGCTGGCCGAGCTTTCCGGCGTCTCCCTGCCGACCATACAGCGCATGGAGGCGAGCGACGGCAATGTCCGCGGCGTGATCGAGACGCTCACCAAGGTCGTCGAGGCGCTGAACGAGGCCGGCGTCGAGCTGCTGGGCGAGAACGCCCGCAGCGAAGGCGCCGGACGCGGCGTGAGGCTGCGCCGTCCCGGCCCGCCCAAACCGACGGCATAG
- a CDS encoding ABC transporter ATP-binding protein — translation MAMSLENFSVLRVAGVSKTYAETVAVKPLSFALPAGSVTGLLGGNGAGKTTTIGMVMGLIEPTTGTIEIFGRDFLKDRYHALGRMNFESPYVDMPHRLTVRQNLTVFGRLYGVRNVAEKIEELAADLALKEFLDRPSGRLSAGQKTRVALAKALINEPELLLLDEPTASLDPDTADWVRGHLEDYRRRRNCAILLASHNMAEVERLCDRVMMLKEGSLVDDGSPAELLARYGRANLEEVFLDVARGRGNGGAA, via the coding sequence ATGGCCATGTCGCTCGAAAATTTTTCCGTCCTTCGCGTCGCCGGCGTCTCCAAAACCTATGCCGAGACCGTGGCCGTGAAGCCGCTGAGCTTCGCGCTTCCCGCCGGCTCGGTGACGGGTCTGCTCGGCGGCAATGGCGCCGGCAAGACCACGACCATCGGCATGGTCATGGGCCTCATCGAGCCGACGACGGGAACAATCGAAATCTTCGGCCGTGATTTTTTGAAAGACCGCTATCACGCGCTCGGCCGCATGAATTTCGAGAGCCCTTATGTGGACATGCCGCATCGCCTCACCGTGCGGCAGAATCTCACCGTCTTCGGCCGGCTCTATGGCGTGCGCAATGTGGCGGAGAAGATCGAGGAGCTGGCCGCCGATCTCGCCTTGAAAGAATTTCTCGATCGTCCGAGCGGGCGTCTTTCCGCCGGGCAGAAGACGCGCGTCGCGCTCGCCAAAGCGCTCATCAACGAGCCGGAGCTGCTGCTGCTCGACGAGCCCACCGCCTCGCTCGATCCCGACACCGCCGATTGGGTGCGCGGGCATCTCGAGGATTATCGCCGCCGGCGCAATTGCGCGATCCTGCTCGCCTCGCACAATATGGCGGAGGTGGAGCGCCTGTGCGATCGCGTGATGATGCTGAAGGAGGGAAGCCTCGTCGACGACGGCTCGCCGGCGGAGCTGCTCGCGCGCTATGGCCGCGCCAATCTCGAGGAAGTGTTTCTCGATGTCGCGCGCGGGCGCGGCAATGGAGGCGCCGCATGA
- a CDS encoding sensor histidine kinase — MRLRSLSCRLIVYAIIGSILGYLILPLAFMIGMLVLVRPGGIDALDELLRPRVREIMLAALRKDAGGERSLAMTDALRDFISEHPDFRFGAFDPRTGAAFSGSSPEIVERFEGVGRLKLSRSSIAVIVDGASRRGESYVLDSPVGDVVVATGGLRFGWRDLFRLPVYTVSFPGAMFLLPHWAAMCLIALFVVNRGLAPMRAAAAKIATIDVNSLKERIAPDEAPSEMRPFVEAVNKAFERVREGVERQRRFSANSAHELRTPITILRARVGKMEEGALKAEIERDVLRVQTIVEQMLLLAQIRERGPIAPQRIDLHDIVLGVAADLVPIALGDGRDIQFEAPSRHVIALALRWSVESIVANLIANAVRAEPRGGAVVVRVLPDCVIEVVDHGSGVAEADRGRIFEPFWRKDETTPGTGLGLSIVRELVELQGGALSVAETPGGGATFRVRLPAAGAEPEPAERAVQPSLDQRCERSA, encoded by the coding sequence ATGAGGCTGCGCTCGCTGTCGTGCCGATTGATCGTCTATGCGATCATCGGCTCCATTCTCGGCTATCTCATTCTGCCGCTCGCGTTCATGATCGGCATGCTGGTTCTGGTCCGGCCGGGTGGGATCGACGCGCTCGACGAGCTGCTGCGCCCGCGTGTGCGCGAAATCATGCTGGCGGCGCTGCGCAAGGACGCGGGCGGCGAAAGATCGCTCGCGATGACCGACGCTTTGCGGGATTTTATTTCCGAGCACCCGGATTTTCGTTTCGGCGCCTTCGATCCGCGCACGGGCGCGGCGTTCTCTGGATCGTCACCCGAAATAGTGGAGCGCTTCGAAGGCGTCGGTCGCCTGAAGCTGTCGAGATCGTCCATAGCGGTCATTGTCGACGGCGCGTCGCGCCGAGGCGAATCCTACGTCCTCGACTCGCCGGTCGGCGATGTCGTCGTCGCCACGGGCGGCCTGCGGTTCGGGTGGCGTGATTTGTTTCGCTTGCCGGTCTATACGGTCTCCTTCCCCGGCGCGATGTTCCTGCTTCCGCATTGGGCGGCCATGTGCCTCATCGCGCTGTTCGTGGTCAATCGCGGCCTCGCGCCCATGCGCGCGGCGGCCGCGAAGATCGCGACGATCGACGTGAACTCGCTGAAGGAGCGCATCGCTCCCGACGAGGCGCCGTCGGAGATGCGGCCCTTCGTCGAGGCGGTGAACAAGGCTTTCGAGCGCGTGCGGGAAGGCGTGGAGCGGCAGCGGCGCTTCTCCGCCAATTCCGCGCATGAGCTGCGCACGCCGATCACCATCTTGCGCGCGCGCGTCGGCAAGATGGAGGAGGGGGCGCTCAAGGCCGAGATCGAGCGCGACGTCTTGCGCGTGCAGACGATCGTCGAGCAGATGCTGCTGCTCGCGCAGATCAGGGAGCGTGGGCCGATCGCGCCGCAGAGGATCGATCTCCACGATATCGTGCTCGGCGTCGCAGCCGATCTCGTGCCGATCGCGCTCGGCGACGGGCGCGACATTCAGTTCGAGGCGCCCTCGCGCCATGTGATCGCGCTCGCCTTGCGTTGGAGCGTCGAGAGCATCGTCGCCAATCTCATCGCCAACGCCGTGCGCGCCGAGCCGAGAGGCGGCGCTGTCGTCGTTCGCGTGCTGCCCGATTGCGTGATCGAGGTCGTCGATCATGGAAGCGGCGTCGCCGAGGCCGATCGCGGCCGCATCTTCGAGCCCTTCTGGCGCAAGGACGAGACGACGCCCGGCACAGGGCTCGGCTTGTCGATCGTCCGCGAGCTGGTCGAGCTGCAGGGCGGCGCGCTGAGCGTCGCGGAGACGCCCGGCGGCGGCGCGACCTTCCGTGTGCGCCTGCCCGCCGCCGGCGCCGAGCCGGAGCCGGCCGAGCGCGCCGTTCAGCCCTCGCTCGACCAGCGCTGCGAGCGCAGCGCCTGA
- a CDS encoding SGNH/GDSL hydrolase family protein gives MARKAAGKIRAGSGVALALAASLALAQERAPESAPPSEAPPLSPACEAPAGDIAAPAMLPHFAKALRDRKSARILAIGSSSTSGVGASSDAKSYPAQLEAILEGALKGVDVIVENRGVAGEVAAVTAERIKSEVAREKPDLLLWQLGTNDALVRIAPDEFENTVRSTIRWLKANEIDVVLVGLQYSSRFSRDEEYFAIRNVLQRVATAENVAYVRRYDAMRFIAQNHANLQMMSRDNFHLNDLGYQCMAEHIARAVIVGVFAKRRPSGN, from the coding sequence ATGGCGCGAAAGGCTGCGGGCAAAATCCGCGCGGGTTCCGGCGTAGCGCTGGCGCTCGCGGCGTCGCTCGCGCTCGCGCAAGAACGCGCGCCGGAGTCCGCGCCGCCGTCCGAGGCGCCGCCGCTCAGTCCCGCCTGCGAGGCGCCGGCCGGCGACATTGCCGCGCCGGCCATGCTGCCGCATTTCGCAAAGGCGCTGCGCGACCGCAAATCGGCGCGCATTCTCGCCATCGGCTCCTCCTCCACCTCGGGCGTCGGCGCCTCCTCCGACGCCAAGAGCTATCCGGCTCAGCTCGAGGCCATTCTCGAGGGCGCGCTGAAGGGCGTCGACGTCATCGTCGAAAATCGCGGCGTCGCCGGCGAGGTGGCGGCCGTCACCGCCGAGCGCATCAAGAGCGAGGTGGCGCGGGAGAAGCCCGATCTCCTGCTCTGGCAGCTCGGCACCAATGACGCGCTGGTGCGCATCGCGCCAGACGAGTTCGAAAATACGGTGCGCTCGACCATACGCTGGCTGAAGGCCAATGAGATCGACGTCGTTCTCGTCGGCCTGCAATACAGCTCGCGCTTCTCGCGCGACGAGGAATATTTCGCGATCCGCAATGTGCTGCAGCGCGTGGCCACGGCGGAGAACGTCGCCTATGTGCGCCGCTATGACGCCATGCGCTTCATCGCGCAGAACCACGCCAATCTGCAAATGATGTCGCGCGACAATTTCCACCTCAACGATCTCGGCTATCAATGCATGGCCGAGCATATTGCGCGAGCGGTGATCGTCGGCGTCTTCGCCAAGCGGCGCCCGAGCGGGAATTGA
- a CDS encoding OpgC family protein, producing MREPNEIDFWRGFALVTIFINHIPGIFFERLTFRNVAISDSAELFVFLAGWALRKLADGPARTLSARYLILRLEGRAFTVYLAQLVIAQLAVALQAGTSLLLDAPFLLDWNNASGIFTDPVRANLGLVLLTFQLGYFDILPLYVVLMLVSPLIALAYRHARALLLPASLAIWAYALAFGVNFPTWPVEGAWFFDPLAWQLVFVLGFLLAGEDGIGGLVRRYRKPLWWAALPIVLLGVAAARTEFDPSPIALPEPKLFFVFDKTFLSPARLLSSLAIVAVFAGSFGAISRGVPRIADFLSTLGRNSLNVFCAGSLLSLAGQIFRFAYGGDVVSDAFIVMFGIVAMGATAWASEWRERLRAKSARVPA from the coding sequence ATGCGCGAGCCGAATGAAATCGATTTTTGGCGCGGCTTCGCTCTCGTCACCATTTTCATCAATCACATTCCGGGGATTTTCTTCGAGCGCCTCACCTTTCGCAATGTCGCGATCTCCGATTCGGCGGAGCTGTTCGTGTTTCTCGCCGGCTGGGCGCTGCGCAAGCTGGCGGACGGGCCGGCGCGGACGCTTTCGGCGCGCTATCTGATCCTGCGGCTCGAGGGGCGCGCCTTCACCGTCTATCTGGCGCAGCTGGTGATCGCGCAATTGGCCGTCGCGCTGCAGGCCGGCACCTCGCTGCTGCTGGACGCGCCCTTTCTGCTCGACTGGAACAACGCCTCGGGCATTTTCACCGATCCGGTGCGCGCCAATCTCGGCCTCGTGCTGCTGACCTTTCAGCTCGGCTATTTCGACATTCTGCCGCTCTATGTCGTGCTGATGCTGGTCTCGCCGCTGATCGCCCTCGCCTATCGCCATGCGCGAGCGCTGCTGCTGCCGGCCTCGCTCGCCATCTGGGCCTATGCGCTGGCCTTCGGCGTCAACTTCCCGACATGGCCGGTGGAGGGCGCCTGGTTCTTCGATCCGCTGGCCTGGCAGCTCGTCTTCGTCCTCGGCTTTCTGCTCGCCGGCGAGGATGGGATCGGCGGCCTCGTGCGCCGCTATCGCAAGCCTCTGTGGTGGGCGGCGCTGCCGATCGTGCTGCTCGGCGTCGCCGCGGCGCGGACCGAATTCGATCCCTCGCCGATCGCTCTGCCGGAGCCCAAGCTGTTCTTCGTCTTCGACAAGACCTTTCTGTCGCCGGCGCGGCTGCTCTCCAGCCTGGCGATCGTCGCTGTCTTCGCGGGCTCTTTCGGCGCGATCTCGCGAGGCGTTCCGCGCATCGCGGATTTTCTTTCTACGCTCGGCCGCAATTCGCTAAATGTATTCTGCGCCGGGTCTCTGCTGAGCCTCGCCGGGCAGATCTTCCGCTTCGCCTATGGCGGAGATGTTGTAAGCGACGCTTTTATCGTTATGTTCGGCATCGTTGCGATGGGGGCGACCGCATGGGCTTCGGAATGGCGCGAAAGGCTGCGGGCAAAATCCGCGCGGGTTCCGGCGTAG
- a CDS encoding tRNA nucleotidyltransferase yields the protein MPSEPFFLPEFGQTDPGLGLLRMAALLAETDDDLGEETLDLMAEQVESGCLAGLDPADIWPELLLSLGGPAPGKAFRVLRICGALRAVLPEVDALFGVPQLSDGQSEVDLGAHLLRSLDEAGRRDAPLPVRFALLVMNVGKGDSPREHLPHHYKHIDRGGPRINGIAERFGVPADCVPLALTALSECERVHRASEVRAGPVAQMLERLGAFDAPESFALLMEVCSCDFAAHSGRTGEAYPKAVLLETARDACLPIEPATPEARAEAIAQALRSQRWSSEG from the coding sequence ATGCCCTCAGAACCTTTTTTCCTGCCCGAATTCGGGCAGACAGACCCTGGCCTCGGCCTTCTCCGAATGGCGGCGCTGCTCGCCGAGACCGATGACGATCTCGGCGAGGAGACGCTCGATCTCATGGCCGAGCAGGTCGAGAGCGGCTGCCTCGCCGGCCTCGACCCTGCCGATATCTGGCCGGAGCTGCTGCTCTCACTCGGCGGGCCGGCGCCCGGCAAGGCGTTCCGCGTGCTGCGCATCTGCGGCGCGCTGCGGGCCGTGCTGCCCGAAGTCGACGCGCTGTTCGGCGTGCCGCAATTGTCGGACGGCCAGAGCGAGGTCGATCTCGGCGCCCATTTGCTGCGCTCGCTGGACGAGGCCGGACGCAGAGACGCGCCGCTCCCCGTGCGCTTCGCCCTGCTGGTGATGAATGTCGGCAAGGGGGATTCGCCGCGCGAGCATCTGCCGCATCATTACAAGCACATAGACCGCGGCGGCCCGCGCATAAACGGGATCGCCGAGCGTTTCGGCGTCCCCGCCGATTGCGTCCCTCTGGCGCTGACGGCGCTCTCCGAATGCGAGCGTGTGCATCGCGCCTCGGAAGTGCGCGCCGGCCCGGTGGCGCAGATGCTGGAGCGGCTCGGCGCCTTCGACGCGCCGGAGAGCTTCGCCCTGCTGATGGAAGTGTGCAGCTGCGATTTCGCCGCGCATTCCGGGCGCACCGGCGAGGCCTATCCCAAGGCCGTGCTGCTGGAGACGGCGCGCGACGCCTGCCTGCCGATCGAGCCGGCGACGCCCGAGGCGCGCGCCGAGGCGATCGCTCAGGCGCTGCGCTCGCAGCGCTGGTCGAGCGAGGGCTGA
- a CDS encoding SulP family inorganic anion transporter, producing the protein MRDRRFRQPSFIELFTPKLVTILREGYGLADLRADAIAGLTVAIVALPLSMAFAIASGLSPDRGLYTAIIGGFLVSLLGGSRFQIGGPAGAFIVLVFAIVQRQGYDGLALATMMAGVILFAIGLLRWGTYIKYIPFPVTVGFTAGIAVIIFASQLKEIFGLSLANEPAALGPKLAALWEARATLKPATVGVSALALAIILGLRRWRPSWPGMLIAVTVCAAATAALHLDIETIGSRFGGVPSTLPAPAVPHFDLARLRALLPDALTIAVLGAMESLLSAVVADGMSGRRHRSNCELAAQGVANVVAPLFGGIPVTGTIARTATNVRSGAKGPVSGMLHALFLLGFMLIAAPLAAYIPLASLGAVLAVVSWNMAEKKEFVALFRASRGDALVLVSTFLLTIFEDLTVGIGVGVTLGAFLFLHRLAESVEVQTGEAFLDEDQADDYGGHRPAYDSAAASDAEVMVYKISGAIFFGASATVSAALDEIGRYPSVFIFDFSEAPLVDSTAARALESFVARLRKAGTVVCVAGARPAVRRALLSAGLHEPETLYAGTVADARRRATAPQPPENHAPRLSRAALPGRA; encoded by the coding sequence TTGAGAGATCGACGTTTTCGCCAGCCGAGCTTCATCGAGCTGTTCACGCCCAAGCTCGTCACCATTTTGCGCGAAGGCTACGGCCTCGCCGATCTGCGCGCCGACGCCATCGCCGGCCTCACTGTGGCGATCGTCGCTCTGCCGCTCTCCATGGCTTTCGCCATCGCCTCGGGGCTCAGCCCGGATCGCGGGCTCTATACGGCGATCATCGGCGGATTTCTGGTCTCCCTGCTCGGCGGCAGCCGTTTCCAGATCGGCGGGCCGGCGGGCGCCTTCATCGTTCTCGTCTTCGCCATCGTGCAGCGTCAGGGCTATGACGGGCTCGCGCTCGCCACCATGATGGCGGGCGTCATTCTCTTCGCGATCGGCCTGCTGCGCTGGGGCACCTACATAAAATACATCCCCTTTCCGGTGACGGTCGGCTTCACCGCCGGCATAGCGGTCATCATCTTCGCCAGCCAGCTCAAGGAGATTTTCGGCCTCTCCCTCGCCAATGAGCCGGCTGCGCTCGGCCCGAAGCTCGCGGCCCTATGGGAGGCGCGCGCCACGCTGAAGCCGGCGACGGTCGGCGTCTCGGCGCTGGCGCTGGCGATCATCCTCGGCCTGCGGCGCTGGCGTCCGAGCTGGCCGGGAATGCTGATCGCCGTCACGGTCTGCGCGGCGGCGACGGCGGCGCTGCATCTCGACATAGAGACCATCGGCTCGCGCTTCGGCGGCGTGCCGAGCACGCTGCCGGCGCCGGCGGTCCCGCATTTCGATCTCGCGCGGCTGCGCGCGCTGCTGCCGGACGCGCTGACCATCGCCGTGCTCGGCGCGATGGAGTCGCTGCTCTCCGCCGTCGTCGCCGACGGCATGAGCGGGCGACGCCATCGCTCCAATTGCGAGCTCGCGGCGCAGGGCGTCGCCAATGTGGTGGCGCCGCTGTTCGGCGGCATTCCGGTGACGGGAACCATCGCCCGCACCGCGACCAATGTGCGCTCCGGCGCCAAAGGCCCGGTCTCAGGGATGCTGCATGCGCTGTTCCTGCTCGGCTTCATGCTGATCGCCGCGCCGCTGGCGGCCTATATTCCGCTCGCCTCGCTCGGCGCCGTGCTCGCCGTCGTGTCCTGGAACATGGCGGAGAAGAAGGAGTTCGTCGCTCTGTTCCGCGCCTCGCGCGGCGACGCTCTGGTGCTGGTCTCCACCTTCCTGCTCACCATTTTCGAGGATCTGACCGTCGGCATAGGCGTCGGCGTGACGCTCGGCGCCTTCCTCTTCCTGCATCGCCTCGCCGAGAGCGTCGAGGTGCAGACGGGCGAAGCCTTTCTCGATGAGGATCAGGCCGATGATTACGGCGGCCATCGCCCCGCCTATGATTCCGCCGCCGCCTCCGACGCCGAGGTGATGGTCTATAAGATCAGCGGCGCGATCTTCTTCGGCGCCTCGGCGACGGTGAGCGCGGCGCTGGACGAGATCGGCCGCTACCCGAGCGTCTTCATCTTCGATTTCAGCGAGGCGCCTCTGGTGGACAGCACGGCGGCGCGCGCGCTGGAGAGCTTTGTCGCGCGGCTGCGAAAGGCGGGAACGGTGGTTTGCGTCGCCGGGGCGCGGCCCGCCGTGCGTCGGGCGCTGCTCTCAGCCGGGCTACACGAGCCGGAGACGCTCTACGCCGGCACGGTCGCCGATGCGCGCCGCCGCGCCACGGCGCCGCAGCCGCCCGAAAATCACGCCCCTCGGCTGAGCCGCGCCGCCCTGCCCGGCCGAGCGTGA
- a CDS encoding response regulator transcription factor: MRILIVEDQPDISTLIADRVRRAGYAPHCVQALADIPEALGACDYSVMLLDRRLPDGDGLSVVAAAKRIRPGMRILVVTAARSIEDRVDGLDAGVDDYLTKPFSTEELLARIRASLRRPGSEPAPPVIVGRLSFDLNSESASVGGFPLIVPRRELMLLGALMRRAGRAVTFSALLQEIYGSDEQKHIGALKMVAMRLRHRLDEQDAGVEIHAPRGIGYLIREARGS, translated from the coding sequence ATGCGTATTCTGATCGTCGAAGATCAACCGGATATTTCCACGCTCATCGCCGATCGCGTTCGGCGCGCCGGCTACGCCCCCCATTGCGTCCAGGCTCTGGCGGATATTCCCGAGGCGCTCGGCGCCTGCGACTATTCGGTGATGCTGCTCGACCGCCGCCTGCCCGACGGCGACGGCCTTTCGGTGGTCGCTGCGGCCAAGCGCATTCGCCCCGGCATGCGCATTTTGGTGGTGACGGCGGCCCGCTCGATCGAGGATCGCGTGGATGGGCTGGACGCCGGCGTCGATGATTATCTGACCAAGCCCTTCTCGACCGAGGAGCTGCTTGCGCGCATTCGCGCCAGCCTTCGGCGTCCCGGCAGCGAGCCGGCGCCGCCGGTCATCGTCGGCAGGCTCTCCTTCGATCTCAATTCGGAGAGCGCTTCCGTCGGCGGATTTCCGCTCATCGTGCCGCGACGGGAGCTGATGCTGCTGGGCGCGCTGATGCGCCGAGCCGGACGCGCGGTCACTTTCTCGGCGCTGCTGCAAGAGATTTACGGCTCCGACGAGCAAAAGCACATAGGCGCGCTGAAGATGGTGGCGATGCGCTTGCGTCATCGCCTGGACGAGCAGGACGCCGGCGTCGAGATTCACGCGCCGCGCGGCATCGGCTATCTCATCCGTGAGGCGCGCGGGTCGTGA